In Pseudomonas grandcourensis, the DNA window CACCGCACTGCTGGGCGCCTGGGCGGCACGCAGCGGCTTGCGCCCGTTAAGGAGGATCAGCGCGGTGGCCAGCGGTGTTTCCGCGCAGTCGCTGAACTCGCGTCTGCCTGAAGAAAACATGCCGCCGGAACTGGCGGAAATGGCCCACAACTTCAACGCCATGCTCGGACGCCTCGACGACTCGTTTCAGCGTCTGTCCGCGTTCTCCGCCGACATCGCCCACGAACTGCGCACGCCATTGTCGAACCTGCTGACCCACACCCAGGTCACGCTCACCCGCCCTCGCCCCATCGAGGACTACCGCGAAGCCCTGCACAGCAACCTCGAAGAGCTGCAATGGATGGCGCAATTGGTCAATGACATGCTCTATCTGGCGAAAGCCGATCACGGCTTGTTAATGCCCAAATGCGAGCCACTGGAACTGGCGGAGGAAGCGGATCTGCTGCTGGAGTTCTTTGCGCCGCTGGCCGAAGACGCGCAGGTAAAACTGAGCCGTGACGGCAATGCCCGCATCGAAGGTGACCGCAGCATGTTGCGGCGAGCACTGTCGAACCTGCTGGACAATGCGCTGCGGTTCACGCCGGTCGATGGCGAGGTTCGGGTGCGAATCGTCGATCAGCCAAAACAGTTGCGCCTGAGCGTTGAAAACACGGGTCAACAGATTTCCGAAGATCTATTGCCGCGCCTGTTTGACCGGTTTTACCGGGCCGATCCGGCGCGTCGTGAAGGCAGTAGTGAACATGCGGGATTGGGGCTGGCGATCACCCAGTCGATCATCCGCGCCCATGGCGGGCAGATTCGTTGTGAATCGGAGAAGGGGTGGACGCGGTTTGTGATCGAGTTGCCAAGGGGGGAATGAGACCGGCAGTTCCGGCCTCTTCGCGAGCAGGCTCGCTCCCACATTAGATCAGAGTCAACTCGGTCAATTGTGGGAGCGAGCCTGCTCGCGAAAGCGGTATATCAGATTACGAATAGCGCAACGCGTGAGCCGGCTCAATCTTCGCCGCCCGCCAGGCCGGGTAAACCGTGGCCAGGAAGCTCATGACAAAGCCCGCCGTGCAGATCAACGCCACATCCGCGCCTTGCAGCTCGGACGGCAAGTTGCTGACGAAATACACGTCGGAACTGAAGATGTGCTGCCCGCTGACCCGCTCGATCCAGCCCACGATCTGGCTGACGTTCAGCGCGGCAATCACCCCCAACACACCGCCAATCAAGGTGCCGACGATGCCGATCACCGTGCCCTGCACGATGAAGATCGCCATGATCTGCCGTGGCGTGGCGCCGATGGTGCGCAGGATCGCGATGTCCGCGCCCTTGTCGTTCACCACCATGATCAGGGTTGCGATGATGTTGAACGCCGCCACCGCGACGATCATCAGCAACAGCAGGCCGATCATGGTTTTTTCCATCTTCATCGCGCTGAACAGGCTGCCCTGGGTGTGGGTCCAGTCGTCAGCCTTGTAGGCGGCGCCCAGCCCCGTGCCGATGTCGCTCGAGACTTGCGGCGCGGCATACAGGTCCTTCACCGCCAGGCGCACGCTCTGCACCTGATTTGGCTCCCAGTGCTGCATCTGCGCGGCATCGGCCATGTGGATCAGCGCCATGGTGCCGTCCAGTTCGGCGCCCACCTTGAACACGCCGACCACATTCAATCGTTGCATGCGCGGGGTGATGCCACCCGGCGCATTGCTGACTTCTGGCACGATCAGGGTGATCTTGTCACCGACGTTCAAGCGGAAGCGGCGCGCCGTGATCTCACCGATCACCACGCCGAACTCGCCCGGTTTCAGGGCTTCAAGGCTGCCCTGCACGATGTGCTTGGCGACGATCGACACCTGGCCTTCCAGCGCCGGGTCGACACCGCTGACCTGGATCGGCTGCATCGTGCCCTTGTAGGACAGCATGCCCTCCATCTCGGTGAACGGCACCGCCGCCGTCACTTCCGGGTTTTTCATCGCCGCCGCTGCCACGGGCTTCCAGTCATCAATCGGATTGACGCCGACGATGGTGGCGTGCGGCACCATGCCGAGGATGCGCGAGCTCATTTCGCGCTGGAAGCCGTTCATCACCGACAGCACCACGATCATCGCCAGCACGCCGAGGGCGAGGCCGATCATCGAGGTCATCGAGATGAAGGAAACAAAGCGATTGCGGCGCTTGGCGCGGGTATAGCGCGTGCCGATAAAGATCGATAACGGTCTGAACATTCGCTGGGGCACCGTATGGAAATAAAAGACCCGACGCCTTTTCAGACATCGGGTTTCAGCCAATCAGATAGGAGTGAGGCAACCTTCCTGCAAATGCAGGACGCGATCCATCTGGCGGGCCAGGTTCATGTCGTGGGTCACCACCAGGAACGCCGTGCGCATCGAGGTGCTGAGCTCCAGCATCAAGTCCTGGATCCCCTGGGCGGTATGGGAATCGAGGTTGCCGGTCGGCTCGTCGAGCATCACCAGGCCCGGGTTGTTCACCAAGGCGCGGGCGATTGCCACGCGCTGACGCTCACCACCGGACAGTTCGGCCGGCTTGTGTTCCAGGCGATGACCCAGCCCTACCCGCTCCAGCAACGCCGTGGCACGCTGACGCGCTTCGGGGATCGCGGTCTTGCCGATCAGCAAAGGCATGCAGACGTTTTCCAGGGCGGTGAATTCCGGCAGCAGGTGGTGGAACTGGTACACGAAGCCGAGGGCGCGATTACGCAGCAGGCCGCGTTTCTTCTCGCTCAGCGCCGACAGCTCTTCACCGTCGAGCCAGACGCTTCCCTTGGTCGGTGTATCGAGGCCACCCAGCAGGTTGAGCAAGGTACTTTTGCCCGAGCCCGACTTGCCGACAATCGCCACACGCTCCCCCGGGTGCAACTCCAGTTGCAGGCCGGCCAACACTTCCACCGATTCCGGGCCTTCCTCGTAGGACTTGCCCAGGCTGCGGCAGCTCAAGATTGCTTTATCACTCATGCCCGACTCACTCATAACGTAGCGCCTCCGCAGGCTGGGTGCGCGCGGCACGCCAGGCTGGATACAGGGTGGCGAGGAAACTCAGGACCAACGCCGCAGAGCAGACCATCACCACATCCTGGCTCTGCACCTGCGACGGCAGGTAATCGATGAAGTACACGTCGGCGTTGAGGAACTTGTGCCCGATCAGGCCTTCGAGGGCCGAGATCGCGGCGCTGACGTTCAGCGCGGCGAAGATCCCGACCACGGCGCCAATGGCCGTGCCAACCACGCCAATGACGGTGCCTTGCACCATGAACGTGCGCATGATCGTGCCCGGCGTGGCGCCCAGCGTGCGCAGGATCGCGATGTCGCCCTTCTTGTCGTTCACCACCATCACCAGCGTGGAAATGATGTTGAACGCAGCGACGGCAACGATCAGCAGCAACAACAGGCCGATCATGGCTTTTTCCATGCGGATCGCCTGGTACAGGTTGCCGTGGGTGCGGGTCCAGTCGCGGGCGTAGAAGCGGTCTTCGCCGAGATCGCGGGCGATGCTCCACGCAGTACGCGGTGCCTGGAACAGATCGTCGAACTTCAGGCGCAGGCCCTGGACCTGATCCGGTTTCCAGCGGTGCAGCCGGGCCAGATCCTGCAGGTTGGTGACGCCAAGATAGCCATCGAGCTCACCGGCACCGACATGGAAGATGCCGACCACGGTAAAGCGCTTCATGCGCGGGAACATCCCGGCCGGGGTCACGGTGACTTCGGGCGCGACGAAGGTCAGCTTGTCGCCGATGGCCGCACCGAGCTTGGCCGCGGCCTTGTCGCCGATGACGATGCCGAACTCACCCGGCACCAGGTCGTCGAGTTTTCCCTGGGTCATGAAGTGATCGATGATCGACACCTGGCGCTCTTGTGCCGGGTCGATTGCATTGAGCAGCACTTTCGAGACCTTGCCGTTGTTGGTCAGCAAACCCTGCATTTGCGTAAACGGCGCCACGGCCGTCACTTGCGGGTTCTGCTTGACCTTGGCGGCCAGGCTTTGCCAATCGCTGATCGGCTCGCCGGACTCGATGGTCGCGTGGGGCACCATGCCCAGCACGCGGGTGCGCATTTCATGATCGAAGCCGTTCATCACCGACAGCACCACGATCATCACGACCACGCCAAGGGCGAGCCCGATCATCGAAGTCAGGGAAATGAATGACACAAAATGATTGCGACGCTTTGCACGGGTGTAACGCGTGCCGATAAATACGAAGAGAGGTCTGAACATGTCGGGGCTTGTTCGGAGGGAAAAGGAACGTCCTTGTGGCGGGGGTCGATAACCAGCTTTACACTCAGACCACCGCCGCTACCATGGGTTCGCCATGTCGACATTAGATGAAGAAGATCGCCGCGAATACTACCGTATCGAGGATACGATCGCACTGGAAATTCGGCCCCTGTCCGCTTCTGAAGCCGCAGGCCATGAAGTGTTGCAGGATGCTTCCCCTCTCTTCAACTTGCTCAGCGAACTGCACCTGAGCGAATTCGAGTCGCAACACCTGTTGCGCCAGATCAGCGAACGCGACCGCACGACCGCCGCATTCCTCAAATCCCAGAACAAACGCATCGATTTGCTGAGTCAGGTCGTCGCTCTGACCGTGCTCGGGCAGATCGGCGAACCGCAGTCGGTGATCATCTCCGAAGGCGGCATCGACTTTCAGCATCCATCGCCCCTTGCCGTCGGCGCACGCCTGTCGGTCAAGCTGGCGCTGATGCCGCAAGCCCTGGGCCTGCTGCTGCGCGCCCGCGTCACCCATTGCGACCGCAAGGGCGAGGGCTATGACGTCGGTACCGAGTTCGAACACCTGACCGACGCCCAGCGCCAACTGCTGGCCCGTCACATCTTGCAAAAGCAGGCCCAGGAACGACGCCTGGCCCGCGAACAACTCGAATCAGGCAATTAAATTAAGGAAGAACCGTGACCCTCATCTACGGCCATCGCGGCGCCAAGGGCGAAGCACCGGAAAACACCCTGACCAGCTTTCAGGAATGTCTCAAGCACGGCGTGCGTCGCTGCGAACTGGACCTGCACCTATCCCAAGACGGCGAGTTGATGGTCATCCACGACCCGACCCTCAAGCGCACCACGGACCGTCGCGGCAAGGTCGTCGAACACACGGCGGCCGAGCTGGTGACGTATGACGCACGCCAGGGTGGCCCGGGCTGGATCAAGCCGTGCCCGATTCCGACGCTGGAAGAACTGTTCGAGAAATGCGACTTCGATCACTGGCAACTGGAAGTCAAAAGCGCATCAAGGATGCGTGCCGCGACCACCGTACTGGCGATTCGCGAAATGGTGCAGCGTCATGGACTGATGGACAAGGTGACCATCACTTCGAGCTCCCGTGAAGTGCTCAAGGCAGCGCTGGAACTGGTGCCGGACGTATCCCGCGGGCTGGTGGCCGAGTATGCCTGGCTCGACCCGCTGAAGGTTGCGGCCAGCTATGGCTGTGAGATTCTGGCGCTGAACTGGACCCTGTGCACGCCGGAACGCCTGCAACGGGCGCAGCGTCAGGGGCTGCATGTGTCGGTATGGACCGTCAACGAGCCCGCGCTGATGCGCAGGCTCGCCGACTTCGGCGTTGACAGCCTGATTACAGACTTTCCCGGTTTGGCCACTGCCACGCTCGAGAATTGCTGAAATCGGTCTCCCCGGCCGGCTCAGGCCACCGGCCGGAGCCCGTCAAAAAAGCCGGTTGAGGCCGTCGTACGCGGCTACCCGATAGGCTTCGGCCATGGTCGGGTAGTTGAACGTGGTGTTGACGAAGTACTTCAAGGTGTTCAGTTCGCCCGGCTGGTTCATGATCGCCTGACCGATGTGCACAATCTCCGACGCCTGATAACCGAAGCAGTGAACGCCCAGTACTTCCAGGGTTTCACGGTGGAACAGGATCTTCAGCATGCCTTGCGGCTCGCCGGCGATCTGCGCCCGCGCCATGCTCTTGAAGAAGGCCTTGCCCACTTCATACGGCACCTTGGCCTGGGTCAGTTCCTGCTCGTTCTTGCCGATCGAGCTGATCTCCGGAATGGTGTAGATGCCGGTCGGCACGTCATTCACAAAGCGCCAGCTACCGTTATCGACAATGCTGCCGGCGGCCGAACGACCCTGGTCGTGGGCGGCACTGGCCAGGCTTGGCCAGCCGATCACGTCACCGGCGCCGTAGATGTTCGGCACGCAGGTGCGGTACGCCTCGTCGACTTCGATCTGGCCACGGCTGTTGACCTTCACGCCGATGTTTTCCAGACCCAGCTGATCGGTGTTGCCGGTACGGCCGTTGCACCAGAGCAAGGCGTCGGCCTTGATCTTCTTGCCGGACT includes these proteins:
- a CDS encoding heavy metal sensor histidine kinase, producing MRRLSLSNRLALLFAACTAVVSLFAGVLFSRASEAHFVELDQQLLDGKLIGLRRALHDLQSSDSEVKLAEELSRQADLSLRITGSDGRRWYDSSTNIPQALPHLPGLSTVSHEGTDYRVLNAPLFTDKPESPQLTLLLDITHHQHFLQRMQHLIWLTVGLSALATALLGAWAARSGLRPLRRISAVASGVSAQSLNSRLPEENMPPELAEMAHNFNAMLGRLDDSFQRLSAFSADIAHELRTPLSNLLTHTQVTLTRPRPIEDYREALHSNLEELQWMAQLVNDMLYLAKADHGLLMPKCEPLELAEEADLLLEFFAPLAEDAQVKLSRDGNARIEGDRSMLRRALSNLLDNALRFTPVDGEVRVRIVDQPKQLRLSVENTGQQISEDLLPRLFDRFYRADPARREGSSEHAGLGLAITQSIIRAHGGQIRCESEKGWTRFVIELPRGE
- a CDS encoding lipoprotein-releasing ABC transporter permease subunit; this translates as MFRPLSIFIGTRYTRAKRRNRFVSFISMTSMIGLALGVLAMIVVLSVMNGFQREMSSRILGMVPHATIVGVNPIDDWKPVAAAAMKNPEVTAAVPFTEMEGMLSYKGTMQPIQVSGVDPALEGQVSIVAKHIVQGSLEALKPGEFGVVIGEITARRFRLNVGDKITLIVPEVSNAPGGITPRMQRLNVVGVFKVGAELDGTMALIHMADAAQMQHWEPNQVQSVRLAVKDLYAAPQVSSDIGTGLGAAYKADDWTHTQGSLFSAMKMEKTMIGLLLLMIVAVAAFNIIATLIMVVNDKGADIAILRTIGATPRQIMAIFIVQGTVIGIVGTLIGGVLGVIAALNVSQIVGWIERVSGQHIFSSDVYFVSNLPSELQGADVALICTAGFVMSFLATVYPAWRAAKIEPAHALRYS
- the lolD gene encoding lipoprotein-releasing ABC transporter ATP-binding protein LolD — protein: MSDKAILSCRSLGKSYEEGPESVEVLAGLQLELHPGERVAIVGKSGSGKSTLLNLLGGLDTPTKGSVWLDGEELSALSEKKRGLLRNRALGFVYQFHHLLPEFTALENVCMPLLIGKTAIPEARQRATALLERVGLGHRLEHKPAELSGGERQRVAIARALVNNPGLVMLDEPTGNLDSHTAQGIQDLMLELSTSMRTAFLVVTHDMNLARQMDRVLHLQEGCLTPI
- a CDS encoding lipoprotein-releasing ABC transporter permease subunit encodes the protein MFRPLFVFIGTRYTRAKRRNHFVSFISLTSMIGLALGVVVMIVVLSVMNGFDHEMRTRVLGMVPHATIESGEPISDWQSLAAKVKQNPQVTAVAPFTQMQGLLTNNGKVSKVLLNAIDPAQERQVSIIDHFMTQGKLDDLVPGEFGIVIGDKAAAKLGAAIGDKLTFVAPEVTVTPAGMFPRMKRFTVVGIFHVGAGELDGYLGVTNLQDLARLHRWKPDQVQGLRLKFDDLFQAPRTAWSIARDLGEDRFYARDWTRTHGNLYQAIRMEKAMIGLLLLLIVAVAAFNIISTLVMVVNDKKGDIAILRTLGATPGTIMRTFMVQGTVIGVVGTAIGAVVGIFAALNVSAAISALEGLIGHKFLNADVYFIDYLPSQVQSQDVVMVCSAALVLSFLATLYPAWRAARTQPAEALRYE
- a CDS encoding PilZ domain-containing protein, which codes for MSTLDEEDRREYYRIEDTIALEIRPLSASEAAGHEVLQDASPLFNLLSELHLSEFESQHLLRQISERDRTTAAFLKSQNKRIDLLSQVVALTVLGQIGEPQSVIISEGGIDFQHPSPLAVGARLSVKLALMPQALGLLLRARVTHCDRKGEGYDVGTEFEHLTDAQRQLLARHILQKQAQERRLAREQLESGN
- a CDS encoding glycerophosphodiester phosphodiesterase, which translates into the protein MTLIYGHRGAKGEAPENTLTSFQECLKHGVRRCELDLHLSQDGELMVIHDPTLKRTTDRRGKVVEHTAAELVTYDARQGGPGWIKPCPIPTLEELFEKCDFDHWQLEVKSASRMRAATTVLAIREMVQRHGLMDKVTITSSSREVLKAALELVPDVSRGLVAEYAWLDPLKVAASYGCEILALNWTLCTPERLQRAQRQGLHVSVWTVNEPALMRRLADFGVDSLITDFPGLATATLENC